The Geoglobus acetivorans genome window below encodes:
- a CDS encoding YkgJ family cysteine cluster protein, with protein MEIRLNCTDKGCHECCVETEMQLSERDLKRIESLGYDRNDFSVEVDGVRILRNIDGKCLFLKDGQCSIYDSRPLGCRLYPVVYDVDKKRAVVHDFCPSAAEIPVSKIKRVERTLIKHIKDIYGFIP; from the coding sequence ATGGAGATCAGGCTGAACTGCACTGATAAGGGATGCCACGAATGCTGTGTTGAAACAGAGATGCAGCTCAGCGAAAGAGACCTGAAAAGGATCGAATCTCTCGGTTATGACAGAAATGATTTCAGCGTCGAAGTTGATGGTGTGCGAATTCTCAGGAACATAGATGGAAAGTGTCTCTTTTTGAAAGATGGCCAATGCAGCATATACGATAGCAGACCTCTCGGGTGCAGACTGTATCCGGTCGTTTATGATGTGGATAAAAAAAGAGCAGTGGTTCACGATTTCTGCCCATCAGCAGCAGAAATCCCTGTGTCGAAGATAAAGAGAGTCGAAAGAACGCTCATCAAGCACATAAAAGATATCTACGGGTTCATCCCATAA
- a CDS encoding MBL fold metallo-hydrolase has translation MKLVQVSDRACFIPGPTNVGVVRSKDTAILVDTGLDRESGRKILKLLEKNGLKLEAVINTHSHADHFGGNSYLVSRTDARVYAPEVEAGIIQYPYLEPLYLFSAHPVNEMMNRFLMARPSRVDNVINADSRIELDFGKTKVTTVPLPGHSPGQIGVEVDGVLYCADAVFSERVVEKYRIPLFMDIEKQRETLSFLEKSSFERYIPCHAEPAEDITPLVDLNLDVIERVEEFLLSISKGTTDEILAKLCSEFEIRLNNFTEYSLMLATLKAYLSYLYNRGDIRAEFDGTVYWVRVS, from the coding sequence ATGAAGCTCGTGCAGGTCTCTGACCGTGCCTGCTTCATTCCCGGTCCCACAAACGTTGGAGTTGTCCGAAGTAAGGATACTGCAATCCTCGTCGATACCGGTCTGGACAGGGAGTCAGGCAGGAAAATACTGAAGCTTCTCGAAAAGAACGGTTTAAAGCTTGAGGCAGTGATCAACACCCACTCACATGCGGACCACTTCGGTGGAAACAGTTACCTGGTGAGCAGGACAGACGCAAGAGTCTATGCCCCAGAAGTCGAGGCGGGAATCATTCAATACCCCTACCTCGAACCCCTCTACCTGTTCTCCGCCCATCCCGTGAACGAGATGATGAACCGCTTCCTCATGGCCAGACCATCAAGAGTGGACAATGTTATAAACGCTGACAGCCGGATTGAACTCGACTTTGGAAAGACAAAAGTCACCACAGTTCCGCTTCCCGGGCATTCTCCGGGACAGATTGGTGTTGAAGTTGATGGGGTGCTTTACTGTGCAGACGCTGTGTTTTCCGAAAGAGTTGTGGAAAAGTACAGAATTCCACTGTTCATGGACATAGAAAAACAGAGAGAGACGCTGTCATTCCTTGAAAAAAGCAGCTTTGAACGTTACATACCGTGTCATGCAGAACCGGCAGAAGATATCACTCCTCTTGTCGATTTGAATCTGGACGTCATCGAACGTGTGGAGGAATTCCTTCTCTCCATCAGCAAAGGCACAACAGATGAAATTCTGGCAAAGCTATGTTCAGAGTTTGAAATAAGGCTGAACAACTTCACAGAATACAGCTTAATGCTCGCCACGCTGAAAGCCTACCTCAGCTACCTGTACAACAGGGGAGACATTCGGGCGGAGTTTGACGGCACGGTGTACTGGGTGAGAGTTTCCTGA
- a CDS encoding winged helix-turn-helix transcriptional regulator, translated as MSEEKIIEVLKNAGRPLKTAEIAELAGMDSKEVSKIISKLKKEGKIASPKRCYYSVQS; from the coding sequence ATGTCTGAGGAAAAAATTATAGAGGTTTTGAAGAATGCCGGCAGGCCACTGAAAACTGCAGAAATCGCAGAGCTTGCTGGAATGGACAGCAAAGAAGTTTCGAAGATTATAAGCAAGCTCAAAAAAGAGGGTAAGATTGCAAGCCCGAAAAGATGCTACTATTCCGTTCAATCCTAA
- the iorA gene encoding indolepyruvate ferredoxin oxidoreductase subunit alpha yields MLKEVVLDAPGEKVFLLGNEAIARGAIEAGIDIYSAYPGTPSSEIVDTLSQACRLLKGKMDFYLEYSVNEKVAFEVAVGASLAGKRGMCGMKHVGVNVAADALFSFAYMGARGGFVCISADDPSMHSSQNEQDNRWYGIAAKIPVVEPTSPQEAKDYVGKAFEISEKFGVPVIFRTVTRLNHGSGVVELGKIPEKKLEKAEWKRNPPTDVLVPGNARRQKLVLLEKIEKVREYFEKSELNWIEGGDSDKGVIASGIAYRYTKEALNRLEKDLPLLKLSTTNPLPEKLVEDFISNLDGVAIVEELDPFVEMQVRAIAGEYGVEIYGKKNGHFPMHYEYTVHTVEKGIAMMLDESASVCYDEVIEKAKSANQMAPLRPPVFCPGCPHAASYYAIKEVAGEEALPSDIGCYTLGVNRPFEAVDITLCMGGGFGISNGLSRVVKNKVIATAGDSTFFHASLPALVNAVYNRANVVFVVLDNSTTAMTGHQPHPGMDVRGCGEEGHRVRIEDVARAVGVEFVEVVNPYNIRKMENAIKSAMEHDGVAVVVARQLCAILWNRERKRKGVRIRPFEVTEDCVKCLKCVSQFACPAIVYDGENVWIDETLCAGCGVCTQICPERAIKPAR; encoded by the coding sequence ATGCTTAAGGAGGTTGTTCTTGACGCTCCTGGAGAGAAGGTATTTTTGCTCGGGAACGAAGCCATTGCCAGAGGTGCAATTGAGGCGGGAATCGACATCTATTCTGCATATCCCGGTACACCATCCTCGGAAATTGTTGATACTCTGAGTCAGGCCTGCAGGTTGCTTAAGGGAAAAATGGACTTCTACCTCGAATATTCTGTGAATGAAAAGGTTGCTTTTGAGGTTGCTGTCGGAGCATCACTTGCCGGAAAAAGGGGAATGTGCGGGATGAAGCATGTTGGAGTTAATGTTGCAGCAGATGCTCTTTTCAGCTTTGCGTACATGGGTGCGAGAGGCGGTTTCGTCTGCATCTCTGCTGACGATCCGTCAATGCACTCAAGCCAGAACGAACAGGACAACAGGTGGTACGGGATTGCCGCGAAAATACCTGTAGTTGAGCCAACTTCTCCACAGGAAGCAAAGGATTATGTCGGGAAGGCGTTTGAAATCTCCGAAAAGTTTGGAGTTCCCGTGATATTCAGGACTGTGACCAGATTAAACCACGGAAGTGGTGTCGTCGAGCTTGGAAAAATTCCGGAGAAAAAACTTGAAAAGGCTGAGTGGAAGAGAAATCCACCAACAGATGTCCTAGTCCCAGGGAATGCAAGAAGGCAGAAGCTGGTTCTTCTTGAAAAAATTGAAAAAGTAAGGGAGTATTTTGAAAAATCGGAGCTGAACTGGATAGAAGGCGGAGATTCTGACAAAGGCGTCATAGCGAGCGGTATAGCTTACAGATATACCAAGGAAGCCCTGAATAGGCTCGAGAAGGATTTGCCTCTCCTCAAGCTATCGACAACAAACCCTCTCCCCGAAAAGCTTGTTGAGGACTTCATATCGAATCTGGACGGTGTTGCCATTGTCGAAGAGCTCGATCCATTTGTTGAGATGCAGGTGAGGGCCATCGCGGGAGAATACGGGGTGGAGATTTACGGCAAGAAAAACGGGCACTTCCCGATGCATTATGAATACACAGTGCACACTGTCGAGAAGGGAATTGCCATGATGCTGGACGAGTCAGCATCTGTTTGCTATGATGAGGTGATTGAAAAGGCAAAATCCGCAAACCAGATGGCTCCACTCAGACCACCGGTTTTCTGTCCTGGCTGCCCTCACGCAGCAAGCTACTATGCAATCAAGGAGGTTGCGGGTGAGGAGGCTCTGCCGAGCGATATCGGATGCTACACCCTCGGCGTTAACAGGCCCTTTGAAGCTGTGGACATCACACTCTGCATGGGAGGAGGCTTTGGAATATCAAACGGGCTCAGCAGGGTTGTTAAGAACAAAGTGATTGCGACTGCGGGAGATTCAACATTTTTCCACGCATCCCTCCCCGCCCTTGTGAATGCAGTTTACAACAGGGCGAATGTTGTGTTCGTCGTTCTTGACAACTCCACAACGGCCATGACCGGACATCAACCTCACCCCGGTATGGATGTGAGGGGATGCGGTGAAGAGGGTCATAGGGTCAGAATAGAGGACGTTGCAAGGGCAGTCGGGGTCGAGTTTGTGGAGGTTGTTAACCCCTACAACATCAGGAAAATGGAGAACGCAATAAAATCGGCAATGGAGCATGATGGCGTGGCTGTTGTCGTTGCAAGGCAGCTCTGTGCAATTCTGTGGAACAGGGAGAGAAAGAGGAAGGGAGTCAGAATAAGGCCGTTCGAGGTTACAGAGGACTGCGTGAAATGCCTGAAGTGCGTCAGTCAGTTTGCCTGTCCGGCGATAGTGTATGATGGCGAGAATGTGTGGATCGATGAGACGCTCTGTGCGGGATGTGGCGTCTGCACTCAGATCTGTCCGGAAAGGGCGATAAAGCCCGCCAGATAA
- a CDS encoding asparagine synthase-related protein → MSIVISPTIQNGKLNGLGVEQRYPTKQRGLSFYEGVENTEINRDIVKNHRGLFYAVSFKSDRVILTRDILGSKPLYYNDRLAVSNFKKFVPEFREVLPGEYLELGYDGEVIFQEITEFFEVIKPGEFDKPVIEERIIESLEKKKFGNACLSFSGGIDSSFLAYFYDVPLIAVTASKAEEKRIKDAARLLGKDVDIFRFDLETLKNTLPAVITAIETSNPLQVSIALPIYLSMNYAKSLGFTEIVFGQGADELFGGYKRYENLIGKSLEKALLEDILNIGDNNLVRDAKLSYINEMKLHTPYLDFDIIESALSIPVEFKIYRESGRVIRKYFLRELARRYIPTELAYASKKAIQYSTNTYKMLEKVAKSYKAELGDFLRGMHGDQAELH, encoded by the coding sequence ATGTCCATAGTCATAAGCCCAACCATCCAGAACGGAAAACTGAATGGTCTGGGAGTCGAACAAAGGTATCCAACGAAACAGCGTGGTTTATCCTTCTACGAAGGAGTCGAAAACACCGAAATAAACAGAGATATCGTGAAAAATCACAGGGGGCTGTTTTACGCAGTTTCGTTTAAGTCCGACAGAGTTATCCTAACAAGGGACATTCTCGGCTCCAAACCACTGTACTACAACGATCGCCTTGCAGTTTCAAACTTCAAAAAATTCGTGCCTGAATTCAGAGAGGTCCTGCCGGGTGAATATCTCGAGCTGGGATACGATGGAGAGGTGATATTCCAGGAAATCACTGAATTTTTCGAAGTGATAAAACCCGGTGAATTTGATAAACCCGTTATCGAGGAGAGGATAATTGAATCTCTTGAAAAAAAGAAGTTTGGGAACGCATGCCTGAGTTTTTCGGGCGGAATCGATTCGTCGTTCCTTGCATATTTCTACGATGTGCCGCTTATTGCTGTTACAGCCTCCAAGGCAGAGGAAAAAAGAATTAAAGATGCTGCCAGACTTCTTGGAAAAGATGTGGACATATTCAGGTTCGACTTGGAGACACTAAAGAACACTCTCCCCGCGGTGATAACCGCAATCGAGACTTCCAACCCTCTGCAGGTCTCAATAGCCCTGCCGATATACCTCTCAATGAACTATGCAAAATCCCTCGGATTTACTGAAATTGTATTCGGTCAGGGAGCGGATGAGCTTTTCGGAGGGTACAAGAGGTACGAGAACCTTATTGGAAAAAGCCTGGAAAAGGCTCTGCTAGAGGATATACTCAACATCGGAGACAACAATCTTGTGAGAGATGCAAAGCTGTCCTACATCAACGAGATGAAGCTCCACACACCTTACCTTGATTTCGATATCATAGAATCTGCTCTCTCGATACCTGTTGAATTCAAAATATACAGGGAGAGCGGAAGAGTGATCAGGAAGTATTTCCTGAGGGAACTTGCAAGAAGGTACATTCCGACCGAACTCGCCTATGCAAGTAAAAAGGCGATTCAGTATTCCACGAACACCTATAAAATGCTCGAGAAGGTGGCAAAATCCTACAAAGCTGAACTTGGGGATTTTCTGAGGGGGATGCATGGAGATCAGGCTGAACTGCACTGA
- a CDS encoding amidohydrolase family protein, whose protein sequence is MIDTHVHVFPDKILWRLYAWIEKKHKSKATVELDVDSVIGKLQSMGVEHFFNLTHSITPEMTEILAEWNVKLKGMMDCHAFTGFHQNNDTEELYRIFELGIDGLKLHPPVQRLYPDGREALEIYEILDELGKPLVIHTGYFLDNGFKYTLPEFYEPLAYSYSFPVILAHMMVGKTEHLPRFLDARNNIYSDTSLAFIRVEITDPHSGEKVRFYSDDVREVVMQYPDRILYGSEIPVIWVDPDETLRTLNEEFDEDTVIRITRKNPEKFIRKYLE, encoded by the coding sequence ATGATAGATACACACGTTCACGTCTTTCCGGATAAAATCCTCTGGAGACTGTATGCCTGGATAGAGAAGAAACACAAATCAAAAGCAACTGTCGAGCTTGATGTTGATTCGGTGATAGGAAAACTCCAGAGTATGGGTGTTGAACACTTCTTCAACCTGACACACTCGATAACTCCTGAAATGACGGAAATTCTTGCGGAATGGAATGTGAAGCTCAAGGGAATGATGGACTGTCATGCATTCACCGGATTTCATCAGAATAACGATACTGAGGAGCTTTACAGGATTTTCGAACTGGGAATTGATGGCTTGAAGCTGCATCCCCCTGTTCAGAGGCTTTATCCGGATGGCAGAGAAGCGCTTGAGATCTATGAAATTCTGGATGAACTTGGAAAACCGCTTGTAATCCACACGGGCTACTTCCTTGATAATGGCTTTAAGTACACACTTCCCGAATTTTATGAACCACTCGCTTACAGCTATTCCTTCCCCGTAATCCTTGCACACATGATGGTGGGGAAAACGGAACACCTGCCGAGATTTCTCGATGCCAGGAATAACATATACTCGGACACGTCCCTGGCATTCATAAGGGTCGAAATCACAGACCCTCACTCGGGCGAGAAGGTGAGGTTTTACAGCGACGACGTCAGGGAGGTCGTGATGCAGTATCCGGACAGAATTCTGTACGGCAGCGAGATTCCGGTAATATGGGTGGATCCGGACGAGACTCTCAGAACTCTGAACGAGGAGTTCGATGAGGATACGGTTATCCGGATAACGAGAAAAAATCCGGAAAAGTTTATAAGAAAATATCTGGAGTGA
- a CDS encoding cobalamin-dependent protein, giving the protein MEKKIRVLIAKPGLDGHDRGAKVIARALRDAGFEVIYTGIRRTPEEIAETALQEDVDVIGLSILSGAHLELIPLIMDELRKRGIEPNRDIVVLVGGIIPPEDIPKLKEMGVAEVFIPGTPMYEIIDFIKRSAGEKVIA; this is encoded by the coding sequence ATGGAGAAAAAAATCAGAGTTCTTATTGCAAAACCGGGTCTTGATGGTCATGACAGGGGTGCAAAAGTGATTGCAAGGGCTTTGAGGGATGCCGGTTTTGAGGTCATATACACCGGAATAAGAAGGACGCCTGAAGAAATTGCCGAGACAGCTCTGCAGGAAGACGTGGATGTTATCGGTCTCAGCATCCTGAGTGGAGCACATCTTGAATTGATCCCCCTCATAATGGATGAGCTGAGGAAGAGGGGAATAGAACCCAACAGAGATATTGTCGTTCTCGTTGGAGGAATAATCCCTCCGGAAGATATACCTAAGCTGAAGGAAATGGGCGTTGCTGAGGTTTTCATACCCGGCACGCCGATGTATGAGATTATAGACTTCATTAAGAGGAGTGCAGGTGAAAAGGTGATAGCATGA
- a CDS encoding MetS family NSS transporter small subunit, with protein MSPDAIAMGLFGFAVLYGGLAYFLYRAMKAEKV; from the coding sequence ATGTCTCCTGATGCAATAGCGATGGGCCTTTTTGGATTCGCCGTGCTGTATGGCGGGCTGGCTTACTTCCTGTACAGGGCGATGAAAGCCGAGAAGGTGTAA
- a CDS encoding sodium-dependent transporter, with translation MQREHWATRAGFVLAAVGSAIGLGNIWRFGYLVYKNGGGAFLIPYFVALFIAGISLMILEFALGHRFRASAPQALRAINKKFEWIGWWAVVGGMIITMYYSVVIAWALVYFTKAFTLAWGAETKAYYFGQILQLTDSPWNFGGFAVEVLVATAVVWALNWFIDFRGVRKGIEKANMVLMPLLWILAIILVVRALTLPGAIEGIEWYLKPDFSKLADYNIWLSAFGQIFFTLSLGMGIMIAYASYLPEKSDIANNAFIVALANCAFSFLIGFAIFGTLGYMAYATGSEIGDVVAQSIGLAFVVFPQALNMLPALKVFTAVVFFLALVVAGLSSSISLVEAVVAAVMDRFGIERRKAVNLVVGIGFLGSLLYTTKAGLYWLDIVDHFVNYYGLVLVGLLEVIAVAWFFDLGKIREHINAVSEIKVGSWWNFAVKFAVPAILLVLLGFDIAGNLKEPYGGYPVNALLAGFGVILAGMLVSALLSWRGRDVS, from the coding sequence TTGCAGAGAGAGCACTGGGCCACGAGAGCGGGATTCGTTCTCGCTGCAGTGGGATCGGCCATAGGTCTCGGTAACATCTGGAGATTTGGATACCTGGTTTACAAGAATGGTGGTGGGGCGTTTCTGATTCCGTATTTTGTTGCGCTTTTTATTGCGGGAATAAGCCTGATGATTCTTGAGTTTGCGCTCGGCCACAGGTTCAGGGCAAGCGCCCCACAGGCGTTGAGAGCAATAAATAAAAAATTCGAGTGGATCGGCTGGTGGGCCGTTGTGGGTGGAATGATAATCACGATGTACTACTCTGTGGTGATTGCCTGGGCCTTAGTTTACTTCACCAAGGCATTCACCCTCGCATGGGGCGCTGAGACGAAAGCGTACTACTTTGGACAGATCCTGCAGCTCACCGACTCGCCCTGGAACTTTGGAGGGTTTGCTGTCGAGGTTCTTGTGGCAACCGCAGTTGTCTGGGCGCTCAACTGGTTCATAGACTTCAGGGGAGTTAGGAAGGGTATCGAAAAGGCTAACATGGTTCTGATGCCACTCCTGTGGATTCTGGCCATAATCCTTGTCGTCAGAGCACTGACCCTGCCCGGGGCGATTGAGGGCATAGAATGGTACCTCAAGCCCGACTTCTCAAAGCTTGCAGACTACAACATCTGGCTTTCGGCATTTGGTCAGATATTCTTCACCCTCAGTCTCGGAATGGGTATAATGATTGCTTATGCCAGCTATCTGCCCGAGAAAAGCGACATTGCTAACAACGCCTTCATTGTTGCGCTTGCGAACTGTGCCTTCAGCTTCCTCATCGGCTTTGCGATATTCGGCACCCTCGGCTACATGGCATACGCAACGGGAAGCGAGATTGGTGATGTTGTCGCACAGTCCATAGGTCTCGCGTTCGTTGTTTTCCCGCAGGCCCTCAACATGCTTCCTGCCCTTAAAGTGTTCACGGCTGTGGTGTTCTTCCTTGCACTGGTCGTTGCCGGACTCTCGTCATCCATTTCCCTCGTCGAGGCTGTTGTTGCAGCGGTGATGGACAGGTTCGGCATTGAAAGGAGGAAGGCTGTGAACCTCGTCGTTGGAATCGGATTCCTGGGCAGTCTGCTCTACACGACGAAGGCAGGTCTGTACTGGCTCGACATTGTCGACCACTTCGTGAACTACTACGGCCTCGTGCTTGTTGGGCTGCTTGAGGTCATAGCTGTTGCGTGGTTCTTCGACCTCGGAAAGATCAGGGAACACATAAACGCAGTGTCGGAGATAAAGGTGGGTTCCTGGTGGAACTTTGCAGTGAAGTTTGCCGTGCCCGCAATTCTGCTGGTTCTGCTTGGCTTTGACATAGCCGGCAATTTAAAGGAGCCTTACGGAGGTTATCCCGTCAACGCCCTGCTTGCGGGCTTTGGTGTAATCCTTGCAGGAATGCTGGTCTCGGCACTGCTCTCATGGAGGGGTAGAGATGTCTCCTGA
- a CDS encoding dihydroorotate dehydrogenase: MREALKINLAGIEMRNPLMLSSGVMGSFATSLNRLSEHAGAVVTKSVGLEPVEGYRNPAVINYSHGLINAVGLSSPGARAFAEELEDYVFYAPLVVSLFASTPEEFAELVSYFPFADGFELNLSCPHAKNVGLAVGSDPDLVYEIVRAVKKRTTKPVFAKLSPNVRDIVEIGKAAEEGKADGVVAINTLKGMKIDIFAKRPILSNVSGGVSGEGIKPIAVKCVWDLYEELSIPVIGSGGVTSWKDVIEFMLAGATAVQIGSALYYSNRIFYSLEESLIAYTRMTGERLEDIVGMAHRS; the protein is encoded by the coding sequence ATGAGAGAGGCATTGAAGATAAATCTGGCGGGAATCGAAATGAGAAACCCGCTGATGCTTTCGAGCGGGGTTATGGGCAGCTTTGCCACATCTCTGAACAGGCTCTCCGAGCATGCCGGAGCGGTGGTTACGAAAAGCGTGGGGCTTGAACCTGTGGAGGGCTACAGAAATCCTGCCGTGATCAACTACTCCCACGGGCTGATAAATGCTGTAGGGCTTTCCTCACCCGGGGCAAGGGCTTTTGCAGAGGAACTTGAAGATTACGTGTTTTACGCTCCGCTCGTGGTGAGCCTCTTCGCCTCAACACCCGAGGAATTTGCAGAGCTTGTGAGCTATTTCCCGTTCGCAGATGGCTTCGAGCTAAATCTCAGCTGTCCCCACGCGAAAAATGTTGGGCTTGCGGTGGGCAGTGATCCTGACCTCGTTTACGAGATTGTCAGGGCTGTGAAGAAGCGAACCACCAAGCCGGTTTTTGCCAAGCTCTCTCCGAATGTCAGAGACATCGTCGAAATCGGCAAGGCGGCTGAAGAGGGGAAAGCGGACGGTGTTGTGGCGATCAACACCCTGAAAGGTATGAAAATAGACATATTCGCAAAAAGGCCGATTCTGAGCAACGTGAGCGGGGGAGTGAGTGGAGAGGGGATTAAACCCATCGCCGTAAAATGCGTCTGGGACCTTTACGAGGAACTGAGCATACCTGTCATCGGCTCTGGAGGGGTTACAAGCTGGAAGGATGTCATAGAATTCATGCTTGCCGGGGCAACTGCGGTACAGATAGGTTCAGCGCTCTACTACTCCAACAGGATTTTCTACAGCCTTGAAGAGAGTCTGATAGCATACACGAGAATGACAGGAGAAAGGCTGGAGGACATTGTTGGGATGGCGCACAGGTCATAG